A single genomic interval of Buchnera aphidicola str. Bp (Baizongia pistaciae) harbors:
- the gloB gene encoding hydroxyacylglutathione hydrolase produces MKIIFTKVLFDNYVWIMFNSSKDCIIIDPGESNSVIKKIKKLNLNPKIILLTHNHLDHIQGVKNLLYKYPEISIYGPLETQFCGTKNLIDNRNTIEILNTKFYIIPTPGHTNGHTAYYCPPFLFCGDSIFSGGCGRVKNGMMIKMYNSLRTISKLPNDTLIYCSHEYTRSNLEFFKKIFPKNLNILNYYNNIKKSKTQCTLPSTLKIEKKINPFLQLNNTNLRHQVKIHNDLSFSLNFFIYLRKIKDKS; encoded by the coding sequence ATGAAAATAATTTTTACTAAGGTATTATTTGATAATTATGTATGGATAATGTTTAATTCAAGTAAAGATTGTATTATCATTGATCCAGGTGAATCTAATTCTGTAATTAAAAAGATAAAAAAATTAAATTTGAATCCTAAAATTATTTTGCTAACACACAATCACCTTGATCATATACAAGGTGTTAAAAATTTATTATATAAATATCCAGAAATATCTATTTATGGACCATTAGAAACACAATTTTGCGGAACGAAAAACCTAATAGATAATCGAAATACTATTGAAATATTAAATACAAAATTTTATATTATACCTACTCCAGGACATACTAATGGACATACTGCATACTATTGTCCTCCATTTTTATTTTGTGGCGATAGCATATTTTCAGGGGGGTGCGGGAGGGTTAAAAATGGAATGATGATAAAAATGTATAATTCCTTAAGAACAATATCTAAATTACCTAATGATACATTGATATATTGCTCCCATGAATATACTAGATCTAATTTAGAATTTTTTAAAAAAATATTTCCAAAAAACTTAAACATACTAAATTACTACAATAACATCAAAAAATCAAAAACACAATGTACACTACCAAGTACTTTAAAAATTGAAAAAAAAATAAATCCCTTTCTTCAACTAAATAATACGAACTTAAGACATCAAGTTAAAATACATAATGATTTAAGTTTTTCATTAAATTTTTTTATTTACTTAAGAAAAATAAAAGATAAAAGTTAA
- the gpt gene encoding xanthine phosphoribosyltransferase — MSKKYIVTWDMLQIYARELAQKLLPVNQWKGIIAVSRGGLIPSALLARELNIRFVDTICVSSYDHNRLRDLKILKYAAGNSSQIIIVDDLVDTGGTGKIIRNLYPKAKFVTIFAKPMGKLLVDEYIIDIPQKVWIEQPWDMGVTYQSPLVRDL, encoded by the coding sequence ATGAGTAAGAAATATATCGTTACTTGGGATATGCTACAAATTTATGCTAGAGAATTAGCCCAAAAGCTATTACCTGTTAATCAATGGAAAGGAATTATTGCAGTTAGTCGTGGTGGTTTAATTCCGTCTGCGTTGTTAGCAAGAGAATTAAATATTCGATTTGTAGATACTATTTGCGTGTCCAGTTACGATCATAATCGTTTACGTGACTTAAAAATATTAAAGTATGCAGCTGGAAACAGTTCTCAAATTATTATTGTAGATGATTTAGTAGATACAGGTGGAACTGGAAAAATAATTCGAAATTTGTATCCTAAAGCAAAGTTTGTAACTATCTTTGCCAAACCCATGGGTAAATTATTAGTAGACGAATATATTATAGATATACCACAAAAAGTGTGGATTGAGCAACCTTGGGATATGGGAGTTACTTATCAATCTCCTTTGGTAAGAGATTTGTGA
- the rnhA gene encoding ribonuclease HI, with amino-acid sequence MLKTIKIFSDGSCLGNPGPGGYSFIIQHLEYENISSSGFYLTTNNRMELMGIIVATESLKQPCCITISTDSQYVQKGILYWIKNWKTKGWKTSRKTYVKNVDLWLRLEKSLNLHQVTWKWIKSHSGNKKNEQCDHLARESAKFPTLKDFGYIL; translated from the coding sequence ATGTTAAAAACTATTAAAATATTTTCTGATGGATCGTGTTTAGGAAATCCAGGACCAGGAGGATATAGTTTTATTATACAACATTTAGAATATGAAAATATATCTAGTTCTGGATTTTACTTAACAACTAATAATCGAATGGAATTAATGGGAATCATTGTAGCTACCGAATCACTTAAACAACCATGTTGTATTACAATATCAACAGATAGTCAATATGTTCAAAAAGGTATTTTATATTGGATTAAGAATTGGAAAACAAAAGGATGGAAAACTTCGAGAAAAACTTATGTTAAAAATGTTGATTTGTGGTTACGCTTAGAAAAATCTTTAAACTTACATCAAGTGACTTGGAAATGGATTAAAAGTCATTCTGGAAATAAAAAAAACGAACAATGTGATCACTTAGCTCGCGAATCAGCAAAATTTCCTACTTTAAAAGATTTCGGGTACATTTTATAA
- the flhA gene encoding flagellar biosynthesis protein FlhA yields MANILSIFKTFEIKRLVKFQTLSGPVLILIILSMMVLPLAPFILDLFFTFNIALSIVVLLMSMFTTKTLEFTSFPTILLFSTLLRLALNIASTRIILLNGHIGSCSAGNVIQAFGHFLVGGNFTIGIIVFIILIIINFMVITKGASRIAEVGARFTLDGMPGKQMAIDADLNAGLIGEKQAKKRRIEINQEADFYGSMDGASKFVRGDAIAGILIMIVNIIGGLVIGILQHNMTFSQAAQVYTILTIGDGLVAQIPALVVSTASGVIVTRVSTDQNVSEQIVSQLFCNPQVILLSGIVLGVLGLVPGMPNIIFLIFTTLLFFISWLIYRNPVIFTNFESTMKKIDNTNFCNISDASWNDVQLEGSISIELGNLLIPMIKVNSKKSNLLDKIRNVRKKCAKNIGFLPPLVHIRDNNNLPGNCYCILIKGIEISKGTVQCGKFLAINSGNASGPLPLPAEETSDPIFKFKSFWITSELINQAKQKGYNIAEDSTVISTHLNHIILTHISLLFGRQEAQQLLDYVSKFCPKLIEDLIPNSINLTIFHQVLQNLLIENVPIRDMQTILETLITHAPNYQNDSQILTSLVRISLGKLIIQNIFQNNKIEVIKFDSKLEQILLKTIANKDSVLEPGLYNYIVVKLQQEYNNCKLKNIPCVLLVHHNLRVFIAKMLLKNIPKIFVLSNLELEDVTKIYTTNIIGDQTKT; encoded by the coding sequence GTGGCTAACATCTTGTCTATATTTAAAACGTTCGAAATAAAAAGATTAGTTAAATTTCAGACGTTATCAGGTCCGGTATTGATTTTAATAATTTTATCTATGATGGTTTTGCCGCTGGCGCCGTTTATTTTAGATTTGTTTTTTACATTCAATATAGCATTGTCAATAGTAGTATTATTAATGTCTATGTTCACTACTAAAACATTAGAGTTTACTTCTTTTCCTACAATTTTATTGTTTTCTACATTATTAAGGTTGGCATTAAATATTGCATCAACGAGAATAATTCTTCTAAATGGTCATATTGGATCATGTTCAGCTGGAAACGTTATACAGGCGTTTGGTCATTTTTTAGTAGGCGGTAATTTTACTATTGGAATTATAGTGTTTATTATTTTAATAATTATTAATTTTATGGTTATTACTAAGGGAGCAAGTAGAATTGCAGAGGTTGGAGCTAGATTCACGTTAGACGGTATGCCGGGAAAGCAAATGGCTATTGACGCAGATTTAAATGCTGGTTTAATTGGAGAAAAACAAGCTAAAAAGAGACGTATAGAAATTAATCAAGAAGCAGATTTTTATGGTTCTATGGATGGAGCTAGTAAATTTGTTAGAGGAGATGCTATAGCTGGAATTTTAATTATGATTGTTAATATTATTGGAGGTTTAGTTATTGGTATATTGCAACATAATATGACATTTTCACAAGCAGCACAAGTATATACAATTTTAACTATTGGAGATGGATTAGTAGCACAGATTCCAGCTTTAGTAGTTTCAACTGCGTCAGGAGTGATCGTTACTCGAGTGAGTACAGATCAGAATGTTAGTGAACAAATTGTAAGTCAACTTTTTTGTAATCCTCAGGTAATTCTCTTAAGTGGAATAGTTTTAGGAGTTTTAGGATTAGTTCCTGGTATGCCTAACATTATTTTTTTAATATTTACAACATTATTATTTTTTATATCTTGGTTAATATATCGTAATCCTGTAATATTTACGAATTTTGAATCAACTATGAAAAAAATTGATAATACTAATTTTTGTAATATATCTGATGCATCATGGAATGACGTTCAATTAGAAGGTTCTATTAGTATTGAATTGGGTAATTTATTAATTCCAATGATTAAAGTTAATTCCAAAAAAAGTAATTTATTAGATAAAATTCGTAACGTTAGAAAAAAATGTGCTAAAAATATTGGGTTTTTACCACCGTTAGTTCATATTAGGGATAATAATAATTTACCTGGTAACTGTTATTGTATTTTAATCAAAGGAATTGAAATAAGTAAAGGGACGGTGCAATGTGGTAAGTTTTTGGCAATTAATTCAGGTAATGCATCTGGACCATTACCATTACCAGCTGAAGAAACAAGTGATCCGATTTTTAAGTTTAAATCGTTTTGGATTACGAGTGAGCTTATAAATCAAGCTAAACAGAAGGGTTATAATATTGCTGAAGATAGTACTGTTATTTCAACGCATTTAAATCATATTATTTTAACTCATATAAGTTTATTGTTCGGACGTCAAGAAGCTCAACAATTATTAGACTATGTAAGTAAATTTTGTCCGAAATTAATTGAAGATTTGATTCCAAATTCTATTAATTTAACTATTTTTCATCAGGTATTGCAAAATTTATTAATTGAAAATGTTCCGATTCGTGACATGCAAACTATTTTAGAAACCTTAATTACGCATGCACCGAATTATCAAAATGACTCGCAAATTTTAACTAGTTTAGTTCGCATTTCTTTGGGAAAATTAATTATTCAAAATATTTTTCAAAATAATAAAATAGAAGTTATTAAATTTGACTCTAAATTAGAACAGATTTTACTTAAAACTATTGCAAACAAAGATAGTGTTCTTGAACCCGGGTTGTATAACTATATTGTAGTTAAATTACAGCAAGAATATAATAATTGTAAATTAAAAAATATACCATGTGTATTATTAGTACATCATAATTTACGTGTTTTTATAGCAAAAATGTTGTTAAAAAATATCCCGAAAATTTTTGTTTTATCAAATTTAGAATTAGAGGATGTTACAAAAATATATACAACTAATATTATTGGAGATCAAACAAAAACATAA
- the smpB gene encoding SsrA-binding protein SmpB: protein MKRNSNRKPNEICINRKAKYSFSIKETFEAGIVLLGWEVKSVRCGKINISNSYISLKNGEMYLVNSQFDPISKSNLYITYECNRIKKILLRKREITYLYSKLYKSHLTIIVLSIFFKKQWCKVKIGIAKGKTIKDKREHKKLSEWKKTQNRFVKRIRH, encoded by the coding sequence ATGAAAAGAAATAGTAATAGAAAACCTAATGAAATTTGTATTAATCGAAAAGCTAAGTACAGTTTTTCTATAAAAGAAACATTTGAAGCTGGAATAGTATTGTTAGGTTGGGAGGTAAAATCAGTACGATGTGGAAAGATTAATATTTCAAATAGTTACATTTCTTTAAAAAATGGTGAAATGTATCTAGTTAATTCTCAATTTGATCCAATTTCTAAATCAAACTTATATATAACGTATGAATGTAATAGAATAAAAAAAATATTGTTACGCAAACGTGAAATTACATATTTATATAGTAAATTATATAAAAGTCACTTAACTATTATTGTGTTGTCTATTTTTTTTAAAAAACAATGGTGTAAAGTTAAGATTGGTATAGCAAAAGGTAAAACAATAAAAGATAAACGTGAACATAAGAAATTAAGTGAGTGGAAAAAAACACAAAATAGATTTGTAAAACGAATTCGTCATTAG
- a CDS encoding nucleotide exchange factor GrpE gives MNIDNDLLSKNKEAKVVSENSTVEINDVTNSDSKNTDNDFQTEELNNFEKIFLNLNSDLLNQQLLVKNNLKLYKIRAEKEINRAYKFSLKSFISSLFPVIDSMEYALNLFKKDDKILCLIFNELDNVSQSLMNLLVKFGVTSIKDINIAFNPDIHQAITTQVSKDIKNNYVISIMQKGYLLYDRLLRPAMVIVSKNDI, from the coding sequence ATGAATATAGATAATGATTTATTAAGTAAAAATAAAGAAGCAAAAGTCGTATCTGAAAATTCTACCGTCGAAATAAATGATGTTACTAATAGTGATAGTAAAAATACTGATAACGATTTTCAAACAGAAGAATTAAATAATTTCGAGAAAATTTTTTTAAATTTAAATTCTGATTTGTTAAATCAACAATTGTTAGTTAAAAATAATCTTAAACTGTACAAAATAAGAGCGGAAAAAGAAATTAATCGTGCTTATAAATTTTCTTTAAAAAGTTTTATTTCTTCGTTGTTTCCTGTTATTGATAGTATGGAATACGCCTTAAATTTATTCAAAAAAGATGATAAAATATTATGTTTAATTTTTAATGAATTAGATAATGTTTCTCAATCTTTAATGAATTTGTTAGTTAAATTCGGAGTTACGTCCATAAAAGATATTAATATTGCTTTTAATCCTGATATACATCAAGCTATAACTACACAAGTATCTAAAGATATTAAAAATAATTATGTTATTTCAATTATGCAAAAAGGTTATCTATTATACGATAGATTATTACGTCCTGCGATGGTTATTGTTTCTAAAAATGATATTTAA
- the argS gene encoding arginine--tRNA ligase: MTIKSIISKHIKKVLNIIKIFITHEDLAIVRTSDKKVWDYQVNGIIKLANNLNKNPYVLSKYIISNMRYYEYKMYKKITASKLGFINIFINKTWLEKELTKKIKSFRLGIKKVTPKNIIIDYSSPNVAKKMHVGHLRSTILGDATARILEFLGHNVMRINHIGDWGTHFGMIIAYLKQNFISYNEINQLDLNELYQKAKVNFDLDSEFSKKTRNYVVKLQKKDKECIRIWKKIVKKTITENQKIYKKLNVTLTNKHIVGESFYNDMLPDIIQDLKTKKIAKQCNGAYIVFLNKFKNRDGAPMGVIIQKQDGAFLYSTIDLACLKYRCEVLRADQILYFIDSRQKEYLKQILEIAKKAGYISNNIIIRHNEFGMICSKNKRPFSTRSGNNIILSDLINEAIKRAKKIAKNKNKNLSNKELEYLSEKIGIGAIKYFDLSKNRLTDYIFKWDEILTFDGNTAPYMQYAYIRILSIFKKLNISMLKLSGNIILTELLENKLAIKLFQFEEIILESLQHSAPHIICKYLYELSKIFSKFYEKCSIYKSKNTKIRKNRLLLSLLTARTLKKGLFIIGISTIKYM; the protein is encoded by the coding sequence ATGACTATTAAATCTATAATATCAAAACACATTAAAAAAGTATTAAATATTATAAAAATTTTTATAACACATGAAGACCTTGCAATTGTCAGAACTTCCGACAAAAAAGTTTGGGATTACCAAGTAAATGGAATTATAAAATTAGCTAATAATTTAAATAAAAATCCATATGTTCTTTCAAAATATATTATTTCTAACATGCGTTATTATGAATATAAAATGTATAAGAAAATTACAGCTTCAAAATTAGGTTTTATAAATATTTTTATTAATAAAACATGGTTAGAAAAAGAATTAACAAAAAAAATAAAATCATTTAGATTAGGAATAAAAAAAGTCACACCAAAAAATATTATTATAGATTATTCATCACCAAATGTTGCAAAAAAAATGCATGTAGGACACCTTCGTTCAACCATTCTAGGTGATGCTACAGCTCGCATATTAGAATTTCTAGGACATAACGTTATGCGAATTAACCACATTGGAGATTGGGGTACACATTTCGGAATGATTATCGCTTATTTAAAACAAAACTTTATATCTTATAATGAAATCAATCAACTTGATTTAAATGAATTATACCAAAAAGCAAAAGTGAATTTTGATTTAGATTCAGAATTTTCTAAAAAAACACGAAATTATGTTGTAAAATTACAAAAAAAAGATAAAGAATGCATAAGAATTTGGAAAAAAATTGTTAAAAAAACTATAACAGAAAATCAAAAAATTTATAAAAAATTAAATGTTACTTTAACAAATAAACATATTGTCGGAGAAAGTTTTTATAATGATATGCTACCTGACATTATACAGGACTTAAAAACAAAAAAAATTGCAAAACAATGTAATGGTGCTTACATCGTATTTTTAAATAAATTCAAAAATAGAGACGGGGCACCAATGGGCGTGATAATTCAAAAACAGGATGGTGCATTTTTATATTCTACTATTGATCTCGCGTGTTTAAAATACCGTTGCGAAGTTCTTCGTGCTGACCAAATTTTATATTTTATTGATTCTCGTCAAAAAGAATATTTAAAACAAATCTTAGAAATAGCTAAAAAAGCTGGATACATATCTAATAACATTATTATTAGACATAATGAATTTGGAATGATTTGTTCAAAAAATAAACGTCCATTCAGCACCCGTTCTGGAAACAACATAATATTATCTGATCTAATAAATGAAGCAATAAAGCGCGCGAAAAAGATTGCAAAAAATAAAAATAAAAACTTATCCAACAAAGAGTTAGAATATTTATCTGAAAAAATAGGAATAGGTGCAATAAAATATTTTGACTTATCTAAAAATAGATTAACAGACTATATTTTTAAATGGGACGAAATATTGACATTTGATGGAAACACTGCACCATACATGCAATATGCATATATAAGAATACTATCTATATTTAAAAAATTGAATATATCAATGTTAAAACTTTCCGGAAATATCATACTGACAGAATTACTTGAAAATAAATTAGCTATTAAATTATTTCAATTTGAAGAAATAATATTAGAATCGTTGCAACATAGTGCTCCACATATTATATGCAAATATCTATATGAACTATCAAAAATTTTTTCGAAATTTTACGAAAAATGTTCCATATATAAATCTAAAAACACTAAAATTCGTAAAAATCGACTATTATTGTCCCTGTTAACAGCTAGAACTTTAAAAAAAGGTTTATTTATAATTGGAATTTCTACAATAAAATATATGTAA
- the dnaQ gene encoding DNA polymerase III subunit epsilon, with translation MKKYDRKIVLDIETTGMNPAGCFYKNHKIIEIGAVEMINNVFTGNNFHSYIQPNRLIDKQSFKIHGITDNFLLDKPKFHEISVKFLEYITNSDLIIHNAKFDVGFINYELNMINSDKRKISDYCNVVDTLPLARQLFPGKKNSLDALCNRYKINVSHRDFHSALIDAKLLAKVYTFMTSFQQSISIFDKNSNLNSIQKNAKLDSRVPFRSTLLLATKDELQQHMKYLKYVKQETGNCVWLEDKYN, from the coding sequence ATGAAAAAATATGATAGAAAAATTGTTTTAGACATTGAAACTACTGGTATGAATCCTGCTGGGTGTTTTTATAAAAATCACAAAATTATTGAAATTGGAGCTGTGGAAATGATAAATAACGTTTTTACTGGTAATAATTTTCACAGTTATATTCAACCCAATAGATTAATTGATAAACAATCTTTTAAAATTCATGGAATAACAGATAACTTTTTATTAGATAAACCAAAATTTCATGAAATTTCAGTAAAGTTTTTAGAATATATTACAAATTCTGATTTAATTATTCATAATGCAAAATTTGACGTAGGTTTTATAAATTATGAGTTAAATATGATCAATAGTGACAAACGAAAAATATCTGATTATTGTAATGTTGTTGATACTTTGCCATTAGCTAGACAATTATTTCCAGGAAAAAAAAATAGCTTAGATGCTTTATGTAATCGATATAAAATAAATGTTAGTCATCGAGATTTCCATAGTGCGTTAATTGATGCAAAATTATTAGCTAAAGTATATACATTTATGACTAGTTTTCAACAGTCAATTTCAATTTTTGATAAAAATAGTAATTTGAATTCTATTCAAAAAAATGCAAAACTAGATTCTAGAGTTCCTTTTCGATCAACATTATTACTAGCAACTAAAGATGAACTTCAACAGCACATGAAATATTTAAAATATGTAAAACAAGAAACAGGAAATTGTGTTTGGCTTGAAGATAAATATAATTAA
- a CDS encoding RnfH family protein, translating into MITITIVYFTNKIQHVKKIKLNIGTPVHEALKILQINIKKNNKIGIYGELVSLNHILNNKDRLEIYRPLKINPRELRKQKINRKLK; encoded by the coding sequence ATGATCACAATTACAATTGTATATTTTACAAATAAAATTCAGCATGTTAAAAAAATTAAACTAAACATAGGCACTCCAGTTCATGAAGCTCTAAAAATATTACAAATTAATATAAAAAAAAATAATAAAATTGGAATTTATGGTGAATTAGTATCACTTAATCATATTTTAAATAACAAAGATAGACTTGAAATTTATAGACCGTTAAAAATAAATCCAAGAGAACTGAGAAAACAAAAAATAAATCGTAAACTTAAATAA
- a CDS encoding proline--tRNA ligase: MQARKYLFSTLKETPHNSDCISHALMLRAGIIRQNTSGTYIWLPTGLRILKKVIRIIKNEMKQCGAMEIAMPFLQKKNLWDLSKRVITYGQELFQVTDRTNKKFILGPTHEEMITYFIKNELQSYKQLPLILYQIQTKFRDEIRPRFGIIRTKEFMMKDAYSFHINMLSLEKTYNLMYQTYIKIFKKMKLKFYAVEADSGLMGGLKSHEFQAPSNTGEDVIVLSTQSNYLANIQVATSIQNNHIKYSTNNYFKKIKILRNNNDIYKKLSNTPNFKKSNTIKTILVKTKNFSKHLFVAILIREDHTINEYKLSKINEIEYPLIFASKQEILNVTGTTKDFIGPINLDFPVIADFSVINLENFTIGSNITNKYFNNMNWNKDISIPQTYDIRYVLEGDPSPDGAGELKMQKSIEIAHIFQLGKKYSKIMNVKIQNKIGKKDTLIMGCYGIGITRIIAAIIEQNNDKNGIIWPDSIAPFTIAIIPVCFHKSTLVKQQSEKIYNFCKKNNIDALLDDRKQNLSITLSEIELIGIPYSIIISEKLLKNDMVEYRERHKNVKKIINKNHVFKIILNNSLK, from the coding sequence ATGCAAGCAAGAAAATATTTATTTTCGACATTAAAAGAAACACCTCATAATTCCGATTGTATTAGTCATGCTCTAATGTTACGAGCAGGAATTATTCGTCAAAATACCTCAGGAACATATATTTGGCTACCTACAGGTTTAAGAATATTAAAAAAAGTTATTAGAATTATAAAGAATGAAATGAAACAATGCGGAGCTATGGAAATAGCTATGCCATTTTTACAAAAAAAAAATTTATGGGATTTAAGTAAACGTGTAATAACGTATGGACAAGAATTATTTCAAGTAACTGATCGAACAAATAAAAAATTTATTTTAGGGCCTACACATGAAGAAATGATTACATATTTTATTAAAAATGAACTTCAATCCTACAAACAACTTCCATTAATATTATACCAAATTCAAACTAAATTTAGAGACGAAATTCGACCAAGATTCGGAATAATACGAACAAAAGAATTTATGATGAAAGATGCATATTCATTTCATATAAATATGTTATCACTAGAAAAAACTTATAATTTGATGTACCAAACATATATAAAAATATTCAAAAAAATGAAACTAAAATTTTATGCTGTAGAAGCAGATTCCGGACTTATGGGAGGCCTAAAATCACATGAATTTCAAGCACCAAGTAATACTGGAGAAGATGTTATTGTATTATCCACACAATCTAATTATTTAGCTAATATTCAAGTAGCTACTTCTATTCAAAATAACCATATTAAATATAGTACAAATAACTACTTTAAAAAAATTAAAATATTAAGAAATAATAACGATATATATAAAAAACTGTCAAATACACCTAACTTCAAAAAGTCAAACACCATAAAAACGATATTAGTTAAAACAAAAAACTTTAGTAAACACTTATTTGTAGCCATATTAATTCGAGAAGATCATACAATTAATGAATACAAACTTTCAAAAATAAACGAAATCGAATATCCACTAATATTTGCATCTAAACAAGAAATATTAAACGTAACAGGAACAACTAAAGATTTTATTGGACCTATTAATCTAGATTTTCCTGTAATAGCTGATTTTTCTGTAATTAATTTAGAAAACTTTACTATTGGATCTAATATTACAAATAAATATTTTAACAATATGAATTGGAATAAAGATATATCAATACCACAAACTTATGATATTAGATATGTTTTAGAAGGTGATCCAAGTCCTGATGGAGCAGGAGAACTAAAAATGCAAAAAAGCATTGAAATAGCCCATATATTCCAATTAGGTAAAAAATATTCTAAAATCATGAACGTAAAAATTCAAAATAAAATTGGAAAAAAAGATACTTTAATTATGGGTTGTTATGGAATTGGAATTACACGAATAATTGCAGCTATTATTGAACAAAATAATGATAAAAATGGGATAATTTGGCCTGATTCTATTGCACCATTTACTATAGCAATTATACCAGTATGCTTTCACAAATCAACATTAGTCAAACAACAATCAGAAAAAATATATAACTTTTGCAAGAAAAATAACATTGATGCACTCCTAGATGACAGAAAACAGAATTTAAGTATAACTCTATCAGAAATAGAATTAATAGGAATTCCATATAGTATTATTATTAGCGAAAAATTACTAAAAAATGATATGGTTGAATATCGAGAAAGACACAAAAATGTCAAAAAAATTATTAATAAAAATCATGTTTTTAAAATTATTCTGAATAATTCTTTAAAATAA
- a CDS encoding EscU/YscU/HrcU family type III secretion system export apparatus switch protein encodes MNHDESEEKTESPTSYRLKISKETGHNRYYRELYSLLILTITLINFWYNQRLILTLLKRIFYLSFTFNNSIFQNDLFLDHNFLMIFQDNLISLLGIIFFPMLIFMFPAMILCCSNFNFKFIKFDINKLNPILGFKNVFSIKSIVDLFKTVLKIVFVSIVVYLFISKYFLKVCFSSNFTFDYILNYSVRTIFLCFLTILIFFIPIIIIDLFWEKYNFYRSLRMTRKEVSDELKNMEGNPRIKSRIRQIMFSISNRRMLSNVSKSDVIVVNPMHYAIAIKYNETNMYAPKILAKGIDELAIKIKKIGNNHSIPTLVSHSLAHVLYYRTEVGEYIPSVLYEAVAEVLAWVWKIRHWKIKGGVFPRTPEKFFIPSELYEKRIKKRG; translated from the coding sequence ATGAATCATGATGAATCTGAAGAAAAGACTGAAAGTCCGACTAGTTATCGATTAAAAATTTCCAAAGAAACAGGACATAATAGATATTATCGTGAATTGTATTCATTACTTATTTTAACTATTACGTTAATTAACTTTTGGTATAATCAGCGGTTAATTTTGACTTTATTAAAAAGAATTTTTTATTTAAGTTTTACTTTTAATAATTCTATTTTTCAAAATGATTTATTTTTAGATCACAATTTCTTAATGATTTTTCAAGATAATCTTATTTCATTATTAGGAATAATTTTTTTTCCTATGTTAATTTTTATGTTTCCTGCAATGATATTATGTTGTTCTAATTTTAATTTTAAATTTATAAAATTTGATATTAATAAATTAAATCCAATATTAGGATTTAAGAATGTGTTTTCTATTAAGAGTATTGTTGATTTATTTAAAACAGTCTTAAAAATAGTTTTTGTGAGTATTGTAGTATATTTATTTATATCTAAATATTTTTTAAAAGTATGCTTTTCCTCAAATTTTACATTTGATTATATATTAAATTATAGTGTACGCACTATTTTTTTGTGTTTTTTGACTATTTTAATATTTTTTATTCCAATTATTATCATTGATTTATTTTGGGAAAAATATAATTTCTATAGAAGTTTACGTATGACGCGAAAGGAAGTTAGTGATGAATTGAAAAATATGGAAGGAAACCCTCGTATAAAATCTCGTATCCGTCAAATAATGTTTTCAATTTCAAATCGTCGTATGTTATCAAATGTATCAAAATCTGACGTTATCGTTGTAAATCCAATGCATTATGCTATTGCTATTAAATATAATGAAACTAACATGTATGCTCCAAAAATATTAGCAAAGGGCATCGATGAATTAGCGATAAAAATTAAAAAGATAGGTAATAATCATTCTATTCCAACTCTTGTTTCGCATTCCTTAGCTCATGTTTTATATTATCGAACTGAAGTTGGAGAATATATACCAAGTGTATTATATGAAGCTGTTGCTGAAGTATTAGCTTGGGTTTGGAAAATTCGGCATTGGAAAATAAAAGGTGGAGTATTTCCGCGTACTCCTGAAAAATTTTTTATTCCTTCGGAATTGTATGAAAAGAGGATAAAAAAACGTGGCTAA